One window from the genome of Carassius carassius chromosome 15, fCarCar2.1, whole genome shotgun sequence encodes:
- the LOC132158340 gene encoding contactin-3-like isoform X1 translates to MAEKRHMHRLGLIILCSFLTGTIGGPLDTHEFCSSGGSVRLPCNNALSDCTSTTWTYSRHLKSVELITLGKKKKDTERHERLSLGSGCSLNINKVTKEDYGSYTCLRYVNGQGTDARVYLHFLHVSVSPSSTQIRSGSSVTLSCPLYYDQVYCDTLVRAEGVQLIWVNQAGEDLQTDSRYQISPPGHCDSTLTTTLLDEDNNTEWRCLLTQRNEVKTSAAYIVIFR, encoded by the exons ATGGCTGAGAAGCGTCATATGCATCGCCTCGGACTGATTATCCTCTGTTCATTTCTCACAG GTACCATTGGAGGACCATTGGACACTCACGAGTTCTGCAGTTCTGGTGGAAGTGTCCGTCTGCCCTGTAATAATGCTCTTTCTGACTGCACATCAACTACATGGACCTATAGCAGACATTTAAAGTCAGTTGAACTGATCACTTTAGGGAAAAAgaagaaagacacagagagacatgAGAGACTGAGTCTGGGCTCTGGCTGCTCTCTGAACATCAACAAAGTCACAAAAGAAGATTATGGATCTTACACCTGCCTACGATATGTGAATGGACAAGGAACTGATGCACGTGTTTATCTGCATTTTCTTCATG TTTCAGTCTCTCCATCATCCACTCAGATCAGAAGCGGCAGCTCTGTAACTCTCTCCTGTCCGTTGTATTATGATCAAGTCTATTGTGATACTTTGGTCCGTGCTGAGGGAGTTCAGCTGATCTGGGTGAATCAGGCTGGTGAGGATCTACAGACAGACTCTAGATATCAGATATCTCCACCAGGACACTGTGACAGCACCCTGACAACAACACTCCTGGATGAAGATAACAACACAGAGTGGAGATGTCTGCTTACTCAGAGAAATGAAGTGAAGACCTCAGCCGCATATATTGTCATATTCAGGTGA
- the setdb1b gene encoding histone-lysine N-methyltransferase SETDB1-B isoform X2: MEVDASLASGMEMELDPQLEEELGVSLDELRKWIEEQVDSSEAVQQRKAQLEQLQEWVEQREKEVANMDALCSNASESVVQCEALVKEVYSNMGLVYRESSSEDEGGGRAKPSEVIEIDDDDDDDVIAVGCVVPPKKVITPAKDSTFKEASAALQRTSQQVQNLAQSVNRTTQSSITPAKAVAPPAQSHGALAVPAVFMSSGPRNAPTQPNPNLKQDNIKINMTLLGKKRTKTWHPGTLVAIKQVGNNFKYKVKFENKGKSLLSGNHVAFDYHPTLERLFVGARVVAKYKDGNQVWLYAGVVAEMPNSKNRMRFLIFFDDGYASYVGLPELYPICRPLKKTWEDIEDASCRDFIEEYVTSYPNRPMVLLKPGQIIKTEWEGTWWKSRVEEVDGSLVKMLFLDDKRSEWIYRGSTRLEPMFNLKMNTANSQEKKMAGQQRQRPNMGALRTKGPVVQYTSDNSASASSRPAAPQISPARPVAPGPPQPSRTESPSLKSQMAKKSTGQVAVQPRQAVTSDLQPKPLIGTVHQTNTSRLFLLQSGPVHTFTPITPAPHTLQTTVSTYTSERIPQEPSYQAPNDRLFYLTHNCTPDCLKRIRPTRPNLHRGRNPLLTPLLYEFRRMTGRRRLNRKMSFHVIYKSPCGLSLRNMSEIQRYLFQTHCDFIFLEMFCLDPYVLVDRRFQPQRPFYFIRDITGSREDIPLSCVNEIDSTPPPSVAYSKERIPEDGVFINTSPDFLVGCDCTDGCRDKSKCSCHQLTLQATGCAPGGQINPNAGYHHKRLEECLPTGIYECNKRCRCNPQMCTNRLVQHGLQVRLQLFKTQNKGWGIRCLDDVAKGSFVCIYAGKILTDDFADKEGLEMGDEYFANLDHIESVENFKEGYESEAHCSDSEGSGVDMSRVKLPASSQHGQDDSSEDSDDDKDEESNEDESDSSDDTFVKDTYYSTSSVWRSYTTRRQAKGIKEESQDSKDGLSASTGEDRKPPPMPEETGKSKVASWLTSQSSTSANQSVKVEGGMKTERKDVMTLSDSDDVQTISSGSDDNKEREKKTQAVVKRQVAVKSTRGIALKSHSLMVKTGGGGAGGGGSDPSHGQGGGGGESGPKNTRLFFDGEESCYIIDAKLEGNLGRYLNHSCSPNLFVQNVFVDTHDLRFPWVAFFASKRIRAGTELTWDYNYEVGSVEGKELLCCCGSTECRGRLL; this comes from the exons ATGGAGGTGGATGCCAGTTTGGCCTCAGGGATGGAGATGGAGTTGGATCCACAGTTGGAGGAGGAGTTGGGAGTGTCTTTGGACGAGCTGCGCAAATGGATCGAGGAGCAGGTGGACAGCAGCGAAGCCGTGCAGCAGAGGAAAGCCCAGCTGGAGCAGCTGCAGGAATGGGTCGAGCAGAGGGAGAAGGAGGTTGCTAATATGGATGCTCTTTGCTCTAATGCCTCAGA GTCTGTGGTTCAGTGTGAAGCTCTGGTGAAGGAAGTGTACAGTAATATGGGTCTAGTGTATCGTGAGAGCAGCTCGGAGGATGAGGGAGGAGGCAGAGCAAAACCTTCTGAGGTCATTGAGATTGATgacgatgatgacgatgatgtcATTGCTGTGGGATGTG TGGTTCCTCCCAAAAAAGTTATCACTCCAGCCAAGGACTCAACG TTTAAGGAGGCTTCAGCTGCTCTTCAAAGAACATCTCAGCAGGTGCAGAACCTGGCACAGTCTGTCAACAGAACGACCCAATCGAGTATCACACCAGCTAAAGCAGTGGCCCCTCCTGCACAATCCCATGGTGCTCTGGCTGTTCCAGCAGTGTTTATGTCCTCAGGCCCGAGGAACGCGCCCACTCAACCTAACCCTAATTTAAAACAGGATAATATCAAGATCAACATGACACTTTTGGGTAAAAAACGAACCAAGACGTGGCATCCTGGAACACTTGTTGCCATCAAACAAGTGG GGAACAATTTCAAGTACAAGGTGAAGTTTGAGAATAAAGGGAAGAGTCTTCTCTCTGGGAACCATGTGGCGTTTGATTACCACCCAACACTGGAGAGACTGTTTGTTGGTGCTCGTGTTGTCGCCAAGTACAAGGATGGCAATCAAGTCTGGCTCTATGCAGGTGTAGTTGCTGAGATGCCCAACAGCAAGAATCGGATGAG GTTCCTGATCTTTTTTGATGATGGCTATGCCTCATATGTGGGCTTGCCTGAGCTCTACCCAATCTGCAGACCAt TAAAAAAGACCTGGGAGGATATTGAGGATGCATCATGCAGAGATTTCATAGAGGAGTACGTCACGTCATATCCCAACAGACCCATGGTGCTGCTGAAGCCTGGACAGATCATAAAGACGGAATGGGAGGGAACGTGGTGGAAAAGCCGTGTGGAAGAAGTGGATGGCAGCCTTGTCAAAATGCTTTTTCTG GATGATAAGCGGAGTGAGTGGATTTATCGTGGCTCAACAAGACTAGAACCTatgtttaatttgaaaatgaacacGGCTAACAGTCAAGAGAAGAAAATGGCTGGTCAACAAAGACAGCGGCCTAATATGG GAGCATTGAGGACAAAGGGCCCTGTAGTGCAGTACACTAGTGACAACAGTGCTTCTGCTTCCAGTCGCCCTGCAGCCCCACAGATCTCACCAGCTCGTCCAGTGGCTCCCGGACCCCCACAGCCTTCCCGCACAGA GAGTCCGAGTTTAAAGAGTCAAATGGCTAAAAAGAGCACCGGTCAGGTTGCAGTGCAGCCTCGTCAGgccgtgacctctgacctccagcCCAAACCACTGATCGGCACTGTTCACCAAACTAATACCTCCAG GCTCTTTCTTCTGCAGTCTGGACCTGTGCATACGTTTACGCCAATCACACCAGCCCCGCATACTTTACAGACAACTGTGTCAACCTACACAAGTGAGCGTATTCCTCAGGAGCCATCGTACCAGGCTCCGAATGACAGACTCTTCTACCTTACACACAACTGCACCCCAGACTGTCTCAAGCGCATCCGGCCCACCCGTCCCAACCTGCATCGAGGACGCAACCCACTTCTTACTCCATTGCTCTACGAGTTTCGCCGCATGACTGGTCGCAGACGCCTTAACCGCAAG atGTCATTCCATGTCATCTACAAGTCCCCGTGTGGCTTGAGTCTGAGAAATATGTCAGAAATCCAGCGCTACCTCTTCCAGACACACTGTGACTTCATCTTCTTGGAGATGTTCTGTCTGGACCCCTATGTGCTGGTGGACCGCCGATTCCAACCCCAGAGGCCTTTCTACTTTATCCGGGACATCACTGGCAGTCGCGAAGACATTCCCTTATCCTGTGTGAATGAGATCGACAGCACTCCTCCACCCAGTGTGGCCTACAGCAAAGAGAGGATCCCAGAAGATGGAGTGTTTATTAACACCAGCCCAGACTTCCTGGTGGGCTGTGACTGCACTGACGGCTGCAGAGACAA ATCCAAGTGTTCGTGTCATCAGCTGACTCTGCAGGCTACAGGGTGTGCTCCAGGTGGGCAGATCAACCCCAACGCTGGATACCATCACAAGAGACTGGAAGAGTGTCTCCCTACAGG GATCTATGAATGTAATAAGCGCTGCCGCTGTAATCCACAGATGTGCACTAACCGTCTGGTTCAGCACGGTTTGCAGGTCCGACTGCAACTCTTTAAGACCCAGAATAAGGGCTGGGGCATTCGTTGCCTTGATGACGTAGCCAAGGGCTCATTTGTTTGTATCTATGCAG GTAAAATCCTGACAGATGACTTTGCCGATAAAGAAGGTTTGGAAATGGGTGATGAATACTTTGCCAATCTGGACCACATTGAGAGCGTGGAGAACTTTAAGGAAGGTTACGAGAGTGAGGCCCACTGCTCCGACAGCGAGGGCAGCGGGGTGGACATGAGCAGGGTTAAACTACCTGCTTCCTCCCAACACG GCCAAGATGATTCATCTGAAGACAGTGACGATGACAAAGATGAAGAGTCTAACGAGGATGAGAGCGACAGCTCCGACGACACATTTGTGAAAGACACATATTACTCCACCAGCTCTGTGTGGAGGAGCTACACCACCCGCAGACAGGCCAAAGGAATAAAGGAAG AGAGTCAGGACAGTAAGGATGGACTGAGTGCATCCACAGGTGAGGACAGGAAGCCACCTCCGATGCCTGAGGAGACTGGGAAGAGTAAAGTGGCGTCTTGGCTCACCAGCCAGTCTTCCACTTCTGCAAATCAGAGTGTCAAGGTGGAGGGAGGGATgaagacggagaggaag GATGTAATGACCCTCTCTGACAGTGATGATGTGCAAACTATAAGCTCAGGTTCAGATGACaacaaggagagagagaaaaagactcAGG ctgtgGTGAAGAGGCAGGTGGCGGTGAAGTCCACGCGTGGCATTGCTTTGAAGTCCCACAGTCTGATGGTGAAAACGGGGGGAGGGGGTGCAGGAGGAGGCGGGTCAGACCCATCTCATGGACAGGGAGGTGGCGGGGGTGAAAGTGGCCCTAAAAACACCCGCCTGTTCTTTGATGGGGAGGAATCATGTTATATTATTGATGCCAAACTGGAGGGGAACCTCGGACGCTACCTCAAC CATAGCTGCAGCCCCAATCTGTTCGTTCAGAACGTGTTTGTGGATACTCATGATCTCCGCTTCCCCTGGGTGGCCTTCTTTGCTAGCAA GCGCATCCGAGCAGGGACGGAGCTGACGTGGGATTATAATTATGAAGTTGGCAGTGTGGAGGGCAAGGAGCTTCTGTGCTGCTGTGGATCAACAGAATGCAGAGGACGACTGCTGTAA
- the LOC132158340 gene encoding uncharacterized protein LOC132158340 isoform X2 — protein MAEKRHMHRLGLIILCSFLTGTIGGPLDTHEFCSSGGSVRLPCNNALSDCTSTTWTYSRHLKSVELITLGKKKKDTERHERLSLGSGCSLNINKVTKEDYGSYTCLRYVNGQGTDARVYLHFLHVSPSSTQIRSGSSVTLSCPLYYDQVYCDTLVRAEGVQLIWVNQAGEDLQTDSRYQISPPGHCDSTLTTTLLDEDNNTEWRCLLTQRNEVKTSAAYIVIFR, from the exons ATGGCTGAGAAGCGTCATATGCATCGCCTCGGACTGATTATCCTCTGTTCATTTCTCACAG GTACCATTGGAGGACCATTGGACACTCACGAGTTCTGCAGTTCTGGTGGAAGTGTCCGTCTGCCCTGTAATAATGCTCTTTCTGACTGCACATCAACTACATGGACCTATAGCAGACATTTAAAGTCAGTTGAACTGATCACTTTAGGGAAAAAgaagaaagacacagagagacatgAGAGACTGAGTCTGGGCTCTGGCTGCTCTCTGAACATCAACAAAGTCACAAAAGAAGATTATGGATCTTACACCTGCCTACGATATGTGAATGGACAAGGAACTGATGCACGTGTTTATCTGCATTTTCTTCATG TCTCTCCATCATCCACTCAGATCAGAAGCGGCAGCTCTGTAACTCTCTCCTGTCCGTTGTATTATGATCAAGTCTATTGTGATACTTTGGTCCGTGCTGAGGGAGTTCAGCTGATCTGGGTGAATCAGGCTGGTGAGGATCTACAGACAGACTCTAGATATCAGATATCTCCACCAGGACACTGTGACAGCACCCTGACAACAACACTCCTGGATGAAGATAACAACACAGAGTGGAGATGTCTGCTTACTCAGAGAAATGAAGTGAAGACCTCAGCCGCATATATTGTCATATTCAGGTGA
- the setdb1b gene encoding histone-lysine N-methyltransferase SETDB1-B isoform X1: MEVDASLASGMEMELDPQLEEELGVSLDELRKWIEEQVDSSEAVQQRKAQLEQLQEWVEQREKEVANMDALCSNASESVVQCEALVKEVYSNMGLVYRESSSEDEGGGRAKPSEVIEIDDDDDDDVIAVGCVVPPKKVITPAKDSTFKEASAALQRTSQQVQNLAQSVNRTTQSSITPAKAVAPPAQSHGALAVPAVFMSSGPRNAPTQPNPNLKQDNIKINMTLLGKKRTKTWHPGTLVAIKQVGNNFKYKVKFENKGKSLLSGNHVAFDYHPTLERLFVGARVVAKYKDGNQVWLYAGVVAEMPNSKNRMRFLIFFDDGYASYVGLPELYPICRPLKKTWEDIEDASCRDFIEEYVTSYPNRPMVLLKPGQIIKTEWEGTWWKSRVEEVDGSLVKMLFLDDKRSEWIYRGSTRLEPMFNLKMNTANSQEKKMAGQQRQRPNMGALRTKGPVVQYTSDNSASASSRPAAPQISPARPVAPGPPQPSRTESPSLKSQMAKKSTGQVAVQPRQAVTSDLQPKPLIGTVHQTNTSRLFLLQSGPVHTFTPITPAPHTLQTTVSTYTSERIPQEPSYQAPNDRLFYLTHNCTPDCLKRIRPTRPNLHRGRNPLLTPLLYEFRRMTGRRRLNRKMSFHVIYKSPCGLSLRNMSEIQRYLFQTHCDFIFLEMFCLDPYVLVDRRFQPQRPFYFIRDITGSREDIPLSCVNEIDSTPPPSVAYSKERIPEDGVFINTSPDFLVGCDCTDGCRDKSKCSCHQLTLQATGCAPGGQINPNAGYHHKRLEECLPTGIYECNKRCRCNPQMCTNRLVQHGLQVRLQLFKTQNKGWGIRCLDDVAKGSFVCIYAGKILTDDFADKEGLEMGDEYFANLDHIESVENFKEGYESEAHCSDSEGSGVDMSRVKLPASSQHGKFTTKKEERNSSITGKSQDDSSEDSDDDKDEESNEDESDSSDDTFVKDTYYSTSSVWRSYTTRRQAKGIKEESQDSKDGLSASTGEDRKPPPMPEETGKSKVASWLTSQSSTSANQSVKVEGGMKTERKDVMTLSDSDDVQTISSGSDDNKEREKKTQAVVKRQVAVKSTRGIALKSHSLMVKTGGGGAGGGGSDPSHGQGGGGGESGPKNTRLFFDGEESCYIIDAKLEGNLGRYLNHSCSPNLFVQNVFVDTHDLRFPWVAFFASKRIRAGTELTWDYNYEVGSVEGKELLCCCGSTECRGRLL, encoded by the exons ATGGAGGTGGATGCCAGTTTGGCCTCAGGGATGGAGATGGAGTTGGATCCACAGTTGGAGGAGGAGTTGGGAGTGTCTTTGGACGAGCTGCGCAAATGGATCGAGGAGCAGGTGGACAGCAGCGAAGCCGTGCAGCAGAGGAAAGCCCAGCTGGAGCAGCTGCAGGAATGGGTCGAGCAGAGGGAGAAGGAGGTTGCTAATATGGATGCTCTTTGCTCTAATGCCTCAGA GTCTGTGGTTCAGTGTGAAGCTCTGGTGAAGGAAGTGTACAGTAATATGGGTCTAGTGTATCGTGAGAGCAGCTCGGAGGATGAGGGAGGAGGCAGAGCAAAACCTTCTGAGGTCATTGAGATTGATgacgatgatgacgatgatgtcATTGCTGTGGGATGTG TGGTTCCTCCCAAAAAAGTTATCACTCCAGCCAAGGACTCAACG TTTAAGGAGGCTTCAGCTGCTCTTCAAAGAACATCTCAGCAGGTGCAGAACCTGGCACAGTCTGTCAACAGAACGACCCAATCGAGTATCACACCAGCTAAAGCAGTGGCCCCTCCTGCACAATCCCATGGTGCTCTGGCTGTTCCAGCAGTGTTTATGTCCTCAGGCCCGAGGAACGCGCCCACTCAACCTAACCCTAATTTAAAACAGGATAATATCAAGATCAACATGACACTTTTGGGTAAAAAACGAACCAAGACGTGGCATCCTGGAACACTTGTTGCCATCAAACAAGTGG GGAACAATTTCAAGTACAAGGTGAAGTTTGAGAATAAAGGGAAGAGTCTTCTCTCTGGGAACCATGTGGCGTTTGATTACCACCCAACACTGGAGAGACTGTTTGTTGGTGCTCGTGTTGTCGCCAAGTACAAGGATGGCAATCAAGTCTGGCTCTATGCAGGTGTAGTTGCTGAGATGCCCAACAGCAAGAATCGGATGAG GTTCCTGATCTTTTTTGATGATGGCTATGCCTCATATGTGGGCTTGCCTGAGCTCTACCCAATCTGCAGACCAt TAAAAAAGACCTGGGAGGATATTGAGGATGCATCATGCAGAGATTTCATAGAGGAGTACGTCACGTCATATCCCAACAGACCCATGGTGCTGCTGAAGCCTGGACAGATCATAAAGACGGAATGGGAGGGAACGTGGTGGAAAAGCCGTGTGGAAGAAGTGGATGGCAGCCTTGTCAAAATGCTTTTTCTG GATGATAAGCGGAGTGAGTGGATTTATCGTGGCTCAACAAGACTAGAACCTatgtttaatttgaaaatgaacacGGCTAACAGTCAAGAGAAGAAAATGGCTGGTCAACAAAGACAGCGGCCTAATATGG GAGCATTGAGGACAAAGGGCCCTGTAGTGCAGTACACTAGTGACAACAGTGCTTCTGCTTCCAGTCGCCCTGCAGCCCCACAGATCTCACCAGCTCGTCCAGTGGCTCCCGGACCCCCACAGCCTTCCCGCACAGA GAGTCCGAGTTTAAAGAGTCAAATGGCTAAAAAGAGCACCGGTCAGGTTGCAGTGCAGCCTCGTCAGgccgtgacctctgacctccagcCCAAACCACTGATCGGCACTGTTCACCAAACTAATACCTCCAG GCTCTTTCTTCTGCAGTCTGGACCTGTGCATACGTTTACGCCAATCACACCAGCCCCGCATACTTTACAGACAACTGTGTCAACCTACACAAGTGAGCGTATTCCTCAGGAGCCATCGTACCAGGCTCCGAATGACAGACTCTTCTACCTTACACACAACTGCACCCCAGACTGTCTCAAGCGCATCCGGCCCACCCGTCCCAACCTGCATCGAGGACGCAACCCACTTCTTACTCCATTGCTCTACGAGTTTCGCCGCATGACTGGTCGCAGACGCCTTAACCGCAAG atGTCATTCCATGTCATCTACAAGTCCCCGTGTGGCTTGAGTCTGAGAAATATGTCAGAAATCCAGCGCTACCTCTTCCAGACACACTGTGACTTCATCTTCTTGGAGATGTTCTGTCTGGACCCCTATGTGCTGGTGGACCGCCGATTCCAACCCCAGAGGCCTTTCTACTTTATCCGGGACATCACTGGCAGTCGCGAAGACATTCCCTTATCCTGTGTGAATGAGATCGACAGCACTCCTCCACCCAGTGTGGCCTACAGCAAAGAGAGGATCCCAGAAGATGGAGTGTTTATTAACACCAGCCCAGACTTCCTGGTGGGCTGTGACTGCACTGACGGCTGCAGAGACAA ATCCAAGTGTTCGTGTCATCAGCTGACTCTGCAGGCTACAGGGTGTGCTCCAGGTGGGCAGATCAACCCCAACGCTGGATACCATCACAAGAGACTGGAAGAGTGTCTCCCTACAGG GATCTATGAATGTAATAAGCGCTGCCGCTGTAATCCACAGATGTGCACTAACCGTCTGGTTCAGCACGGTTTGCAGGTCCGACTGCAACTCTTTAAGACCCAGAATAAGGGCTGGGGCATTCGTTGCCTTGATGACGTAGCCAAGGGCTCATTTGTTTGTATCTATGCAG GTAAAATCCTGACAGATGACTTTGCCGATAAAGAAGGTTTGGAAATGGGTGATGAATACTTTGCCAATCTGGACCACATTGAGAGCGTGGAGAACTTTAAGGAAGGTTACGAGAGTGAGGCCCACTGCTCCGACAGCGAGGGCAGCGGGGTGGACATGAGCAGGGTTAAACTACCTGCTTCCTCCCAACACGGTAAATTCACCACCAAGAAGGAGGAGCGCAACAGCAGCATTACCGGCAAAA GCCAAGATGATTCATCTGAAGACAGTGACGATGACAAAGATGAAGAGTCTAACGAGGATGAGAGCGACAGCTCCGACGACACATTTGTGAAAGACACATATTACTCCACCAGCTCTGTGTGGAGGAGCTACACCACCCGCAGACAGGCCAAAGGAATAAAGGAAG AGAGTCAGGACAGTAAGGATGGACTGAGTGCATCCACAGGTGAGGACAGGAAGCCACCTCCGATGCCTGAGGAGACTGGGAAGAGTAAAGTGGCGTCTTGGCTCACCAGCCAGTCTTCCACTTCTGCAAATCAGAGTGTCAAGGTGGAGGGAGGGATgaagacggagaggaag GATGTAATGACCCTCTCTGACAGTGATGATGTGCAAACTATAAGCTCAGGTTCAGATGACaacaaggagagagagaaaaagactcAGG ctgtgGTGAAGAGGCAGGTGGCGGTGAAGTCCACGCGTGGCATTGCTTTGAAGTCCCACAGTCTGATGGTGAAAACGGGGGGAGGGGGTGCAGGAGGAGGCGGGTCAGACCCATCTCATGGACAGGGAGGTGGCGGGGGTGAAAGTGGCCCTAAAAACACCCGCCTGTTCTTTGATGGGGAGGAATCATGTTATATTATTGATGCCAAACTGGAGGGGAACCTCGGACGCTACCTCAAC CATAGCTGCAGCCCCAATCTGTTCGTTCAGAACGTGTTTGTGGATACTCATGATCTCCGCTTCCCCTGGGTGGCCTTCTTTGCTAGCAA GCGCATCCGAGCAGGGACGGAGCTGACGTGGGATTATAATTATGAAGTTGGCAGTGTGGAGGGCAAGGAGCTTCTGTGCTGCTGTGGATCAACAGAATGCAGAGGACGACTGCTGTAA